The DNA region GAATAAAGATTGATCTTTGGAGATAGTGTAATGTTGGAACTCAAGGTTAATGATAAGGGTTGATTTGCTTTTGCCTTTTTTGTATCGATAACGATAACACCATTTCCAGCTTTAGCGCCCCAGATAGAAGTTGCTGCCGCATCTTTTAAGACCGTTATACTTTCGATATCATTTGGGTTGATATTGTTTATATCCCCTGCATATGGAAAGTTGTCAAGGATAATTAAAGGACTCTGGTTTGCGTAATTATGAGAGCTTAAACCTCTTATCTGGATCGTTTGGGCATTGGCATCGTGGTTGTCAAAGAGTACTCCACTTGAAACACCATCGAGCCTGCTAATAATATCCGGTGAAACCCTTTGATCCAGCAGCTTTTTATCTATCTTGAAATAAGATCCCGTTGCCCGCTCTTTTGGAATCTCCTGATAGCCACTACTGACTACAACCTCCTTAAGATTAGTCGTGATTGGTTCCATTACGATATGAACCGGTTGTTTTGTGTCATCTGAAATGGGCTTCATTGCGGTTTTAAAGCCGACATGAGTTAATACAAGCGTGTCTTTAGCGTTCTTTGAAAAAATCCAAAAATGCCCTGAAGAATCTGTAGAAGACGTAGCACCAAAGTTTTTTAAAGTGATCGAAACCCCGGGAAGTGGTTTTCCTTCAAAATTCACATCTCCATATAACCTGAACCCATTCTGCCCAATTACCGATTTTGATGAAATGATCAATAACAATAATATCGTTATACGTGTAAATACCTTTTTCATAGTTTGACACGTTTATCGTTATTATCAACTGCAATTAGTTTTTCTCCGGCTAAAGCCCGCTCAATATTTTCGGGTGTTACTTCAGGTTTCCCTGTTAATGCCAGTATTTGTCCGTTTTGGGATATCCATACGACATAAGGGATGCCTCTAAATTTGAATTTATTAGTAATCGCAGTATCGCCGATAGCAATGGGAAGGCTAAATTTCTTCCGCGTCCATGAACGATGAATGTCTAACATTCTCATGACCTTCCTCTCATCATCAAGGAACTTTTCTGAATCCACGAGCAGTATATTTATTCTATTTTTATAAACCTGTTGCAGGGAATCCATTTCAGGCATACTTTGAATGCAACCGCCGCAGGTGGTAGCCCAAAAGTCCAGGATCAGTATCTTTCCTTTGAAGTCAGAGATTTTCGCGGATTTGTTTTTTGAATTGACAATATTATTTATGGAAACATCTGGCATGTATTGTCCTGGAAATAAGCTGGTTTGTGTGTCCGGTGTTTGGGAATAAGCAGGAAATTTTAGGCATAGAAATGCCATTGAGCATATTATGAGCTTCATTTTACAAGTTTTTAGTTATTGATTATTGAATTTATTGGAACGATGGAGCGAACTCATTCCGGAGGTGAGATAACCAATAACCAGATATTGACAATGTTCTTAAACACCGCCAAGCCCTTTCTGGACAACTGGTGTAGCCCCGTTCGCCTGGTGTACTGTATAAGCCGCAGCCACCAGGTCTATTAACTGATCAAAGAACAGGGCAACTTCTTCATCTGAAACTTCAGCTTTAATCGTGCAGTCCTTCAATGCCCAGCATTGAAATAATTTCCAGAACATGAACTTTGTGGAATCAGGTGTATATCCTTTAAAAAAGGATTCGATCACCTTTTGAAGAGGGGAACTCTGATGTAGAATGTTGTGTTGTTTTGCTGCTTCCATACTCAAAGGTTTAATGTGGTAAGTCGCAGCAAAAACGCCATAGGCGTGGACTCAACTTACCGACTTAGAGGCCCTGAGAAGCCCACCCACGATAAGAGAGCCCACACCTATGGCGTGGGCATATCACTCATCGTCTCGTGGGATAAAAATTTCTCAGGTTTCTAAATCGAGACTAAAAAGCGAATGCTTTATTCTATCGAATAATAAAGTATCGCAAAACAAATATAAACAATTATTTGAATTGTGGACTTAAAAGTCCACAATTTTTAACGGTTTTTATGCGATTTTCAGACTTTTAGTTAAACATTGAAGAAAGACTACTCAGAATTACAGCAAAAGTTTGGAAATCACCTTAAAACTATAAGGGAAAAACAAAACATTTCACTTAGGGAACTTGCAGCCAAATGTGATTTAGACCATAGTAAGATTGGCAAGATTGAAAATGGCCAAACAAACTTACAACTTTCTACAATTTTTGAATTAGCGAAGGGTTTAGGCATAAATCCCAAAGAGCTTATTGATTTTTAAAAGAGAGTGATTTATTCTTTTATAGGATACTCGCCGGTTTCCTTTAGTTTTTTATAATCATAGGCATTTGCCACATCCAGTTCAGCCAGTTTTTCATAAAGCTCATTCGCCTTTTTCTTGTATAGTTCAAAGCTATTTTTCCTCCCAACTCCAGCCTTCCCGTTGTACTTCCATCGCTCGTCCCCTAAAAAGCGATAAGCAAGGTCTTTATAGATCTGCGCCCGGAGTACCTTTAATTTAATATCCTTCATACCCAGGCTATCTGCCCGGTTCGCATATCGTTCTGCCGTGCGCAAACCCTGTAAAGCTTTTGGCTCATCTTGCTTGGGGAAAGCCTGGATGTTATTGAATTTATCCAGCAACAGTGCCCGCTCAAACAAGGCGATCGTATCATTATGGTCAGCACTTAGGGCTTTATCGAGCCGGTCAATATCCCGTCGATATTTTTCAAGGCTTGGCCTAAAGGTTTCATTGTTGAGCAACAATTGACCATATAAGATATTGGATCTTACCTGCGCTACGGCAGTTTCGCAGATGTTGAAAATGATGATGAGAGCTGAAAAAAAAAATGATCTTACGCATATCAAGGTTGTTTTTCTCAAAATTAGAGGATGCCGCTTAACGTACATAGCTAAAAATTATAACTGAAGGTTATAGAAATCTCTCGATTTTGGTCATAACAACTTGAAATACCAGGCGACGAAAACCACCAACCACAACAAGACTAAAGCGAATCCAAAAGCCCGGTTACGCTTTGTCCGTGAAAGTGCAGTTGCGTCAGGTGTACAGTTAGTGGTCTGATCCTTCATATTGGGAATTTAGGTTAATATTGTTAAGGAGCCTTTACCGTGCAGTTAAATTTCTTGCCCGATTCAAGCAAAAGTAATAAAAAGTGTTGTGTTTTAGCACAACACTTTTTAACCTAAAAACCGTGTTTTTTGATCTTGATCTAATTTCACAATGTCAGAAAACGCGCATCATCAAGAATATTTCCTTCGTTTCGGGCGTCATCTGAAAGCATTACGAACATCCAAAAATTTGTCTCACCGAAAGTTAGCTGCCAAATGCAATGTGGAGTTCGCTGACATCGTACGTTATGAAAAAGGAGAAATCAATCTGACAATGAAAACACTGATCGAACTTTCGATCGGCCTGGATATCCCACTTAAGGAGTTAATGGACTTTTAACTACCGGTGCCGGTTTGACAATGGCCAGCGGCGCATAAAAACCCCCATCGCAAAAAGCATCATGGTCAGCAAGGGCGAACAGAACTACCGAGCGCCAATGATTGATGCCGAATCTTTCCTGAAGGCTCTTGCCGCTCTTCCTGAGGTCAAGTTTGACGGCTTCCTTTCCACCGCTTTTATAATTTTCATCCAGATATCGGGCTATAGAACTCAGCTGTATATTCAGGGCTTTCCGCAGCCGTTTGTTCAGATTCACCCGTTTCATTTGGAAGTTCATCTGCGTCACCAGGCTGCTTGACAGACCGGCTACAGGACGAACCTCTAATTTAATGCTCAGTCCTTTACCGTGCAACCGCACTTTGGCGAACAGAAATTGTTGATCGTCAGGTATGTCGTCATAATACACGTTAACGAACCTTTCGTGCGGTTTTGAACCATCCAGAGATCGTTTTTTATTGTTGCATTTGTGACAATAAGGGATCAGGTTACGGCTATAGATCGACAGTGGTTGATAATCTTCCTTAGGAAGATAATGATCAAGTTCGTCCGCCTCGCCGATGCCGCAGCACGGACAGGTATCCGCGCCCATTAAAAGTTTATCACGCAGTTTTTTCAGGCGTCCTTTGATCTGTACCTCATCGTAGGCGTTTTTCATCGCCTCAAGCAGTCCTGCGGATAAATATTTACCCTGAAGTGCCGGTGAGGTGATCCCTTTGGCTGCATCATAAGCCCGGTATATTTTATCGATCGCTTCCTTTTCCGCGGCTGTGATCGGATATTTCATTACACCACTTTTTTTCGTCAATGCTTTATCGATGTTTTTCATCGAGCCGTTACGGGGAGGTAGGTCAAGTTTCCACATATCAGCCGCGTTTAAAAATTTTCGACAACAGGTAAGCGCGGGCCTGAGTGCTCAGTCCGTGTTCAAAATAGCCTTCGATCCGCTCAAGCAATGCTTCCGGCGCAGGCCTTTCAAAAAAGTCATCAACCGTTTCTTTATAGAGGGCATCCAGCGTATTATGAAAGTCGGTGGCTTCAGAGGTCAAACCAAAAGCCATTTCGGTCAATGTACCGATATTTTCCCCGAAGGTTTCCAAAGGAGGCTGTTCGATCTTCATTTCGGAGCCGACCCTCCGAACACGATAAACGTGTTCGCTGAGTGTTTCCTGAAGAACAACGGGCGAATGTGTCGCCACGATCATGAAAGCGTTCAATTCACCAAGCACAAAGCGCACGGCGGTCATCAGCGCTGCGAGCATGGGAGGATGAAGGTGTGTTTCAGGTTCGTCGAACAGCAACAATGACCGGATCGCCGTGTAGGCAATGATACTGGTCAGAGAGTGTATCACGAACTTATGTCCTGTGCTTAATCCCAGGAAAAATTCCAGATTATCCTTTTCGTCTGTGTTAAGAAGATCTTGCCCGAGAATAAGGTGCATGGAGACCTCAGCAGACAATATCTTCATGGCTTTATCGAAGATCGTATCCCGGCGAAACTCCTTGATGATCGCAAGGTTACCGATAAATTCCTCACCCAGTTGATTGATGGTCTTAAGCTTGGTATTTTCGATCTTGTCCCGGCGTATTTCTGCCGGATCAAGTTTGCCTGTTTCTTCATCAAAATGCATGAATGGTATCATTTCTTCCAGTTCGGAAACAATATCCCTAACGCCGATAAATACGTACCTGGCGATCCCTTTTCTCATTTCCTCAACGATGATCCTTTTATCCTTAACATATACACCGGGTGTGTTAAAGGCATCAAATGCGCTGTATGAAAGCACCAATATGCGTGGGAACCCAAGTCCGGGCGGATCCATTATGCCAACCTGTTGAAGCGTTTCGTCAAGTCGGTCGGTTGCAGAAGAGAAAGCCACCCTTGAGATCCGGGACAGCAACGTACTTTTCCCGGACCCGTTCCTGCCGATAATGGCGATTATACGGTTTGGCAGCGAAAGATCATTCCAGCCATATTTGTTTTTTGAGTCAAATCTGAACGTGACAGGTTCTTCAAATTGAGGGAACTTAAATTTGAAACTTTGGTCCAGATCGAGCAAGCCATGATAGTCCCTTTCGAGCAATAGCGGGCCTAAGGTGAACAACTGATCGTCCGCCTTGAAATTTCGCATCATAGCAGCTTTAAAGCCTGGTTCTTCTAAAAAGTCCTCCTTAAATTCCGGGTAAACTACCGCATCCCGGAGGGCTGTTAATATCTCTTCTTTATACAAGGGTAACTGGGAGATCCGGGAGTAATAGTCAAGAGATGTGCCCATTGAACAGTAGTCATCATCGAGGGCGCCGATCGGACCAGTGCCCAGTAAGAACATTTTATTTTCAGGTTGCCCCATCTTTAATATCCTGACATGTCCGATCATAAGTGGTTCCCCTTTAGTTACCAGGGACGAGGCATGGAGGTAATAACTTACATAAAAACCCTGGTCGTTCCAGTTATCCTGTTCAAGGTAGAACTGGGCATCTTTATCGGAGTTATAAAACTTTTTCCGCCTCCAGGGGACAATAGTGATAAACGGTATCTCAGTTTTAGGCATCAACGAATTTAAGAAATGCAGTGTGATCCCCAAATTCAATTCAAATAAATGCGCCGCATTTTCGCCACCCAACGGAACACCCGCGAAAATGCGGCGACCGGCCCCGGCTCCGTCCGGGGCGCGCCACGCTCAAAAGCTGTAATTGGAACCCGTCATTTGGTTATAGGTTTCCCCAAGGCGTTCATGGGTCATGCCTTTCAGGTTAGCCTGTGTGATGAATGATCTGATCACCGTCTCACGGGTGCGCCAGTTGAAGGCATAAATAAGGGTCTTCTTATTATAGGTCACGGAAAGGGAAATAGGCATCCGCTGGTCGTGGGCATTTTGCAGGATGGGGATCATGCAGCAGGCTTGATGGTATTCTTGTTCGGTAGTTTCGGGATGGCTGAGGCGTTGCGCATATTTCTGCATCTGGCAGCGGCGCAGGTCTACGATGGGTTTGTGTTTTTTTTTCGGGATGCGTTTTGACTTTCTGCTAAGGTCAAAACCGAGCATATCTTCGGTATATTCGGGGTATCGCTGCCTGATCTCCTCCAAAGCGAAAAGCTTGTTGGCCGCATAGACCCGCCGCACGAAATTCCGCCTTGCCCCTTCAGCGGCGATCCTGACCTTGCGCTGTACCACCGCTTCTGTAACCGTTACTTTTTGCTCTTGGGCGGTATTAAGGTATAGCAAACGGAGAGCGGTCAGCATATCAGGGCGTTTGTCCTCCTGTTGTTCCTTGTCCAGTAACTTGCTGATCTCGGTCGCCGTCAATTCATCCGAATCTGCCAGTAATGTAGTTAAATTGTCCTCTGTAGCTGCGGGAACAGCTTCGGCGGCCTGTGGTTCTGAAGATCTGCCACCAAGCAGATACCTGCTTCGGAACGAACGCAGGGTATTCAGGAACTGCGTACCCGAACCTGCGTTCTCCTTGTCCAGTTCATCCGCTTCCTGTTGTTCGGCATAGATCAGTTTATCCCAATCCTCATACTGGTGGTAGCACAGGCGGGTATCAAAGTGATGATACTCTATTTCCTCACGGTTCATCGGACGGGTAAGAAAAGGGAATGCGGTATGCAATCCCATTGGCCTTCGGTTACGGTCACACCATACTTCCGAGTGCATGAAAATGTAGATGCGTGGCGGGTACTTGGTTTGCGGTTTATAGTAATATGCCGCAAAGCCTTCGGACTTTCGTGGCAGCGCATTCATGCGCTCATATTCGACCTTTTCCCGGGCGTTCATCACGTAACCCTCTTTGATCTTGACCATAGCTTTTGAATTTAGGGTTGTTGTTGGGGTAAGGCGATCAGTTTCTGATAGAGGTCTTCCCAATAGGCATACAGGTGTAACTGCTGTGCCGATGGGTTGGCGACCCGATAATGGCGGTAATCATCCGCCTGCATGATGGCGAGTTGGAGGTTGGTGACCACGACCTTTTCGCCGTTCAGATCTGTAATTTCCATTTCTTCAATATTAAGCGGCTATCTTCATCGGTTGCGCCCTGTATTCTTTCAGGTTCAGGAACAGCGCATCATTATAAATGATACCCTCACGGAGCATTTGCCAAAGCAGGGACGAACCGAAATT from Mucilaginibacter sp. SJ includes:
- a CDS encoding TlpA family protein disulfide reductase; the protein is MKLIICSMAFLCLKFPAYSQTPDTQTSLFPGQYMPDVSINNIVNSKNKSAKISDFKGKILILDFWATTCGGCIQSMPEMDSLQQVYKNRINILLVDSEKFLDDERKVMRMLDIHRSWTRKKFSLPIAIGDTAITNKFKFRGIPYVVWISQNGQILALTGKPEVTPENIERALAGEKLIAVDNNDKRVKL
- a CDS encoding helix-turn-helix domain-containing protein, with product MKKDYSELQQKFGNHLKTIREKQNISLRELAAKCDLDHSKIGKIENGQTNLQLSTIFELAKGLGINPKELIDF
- a CDS encoding helix-turn-helix domain-containing protein, yielding MSENAHHQEYFLRFGRHLKALRTSKNLSHRKLAAKCNVEFADIVRYEKGEINLTMKTLIELSIGLDIPLKELMDF
- a CDS encoding HNH endonuclease signature motif containing protein, which gives rise to MWKLDLPPRNGSMKNIDKALTKKSGVMKYPITAAEKEAIDKIYRAYDAAKGITSPALQGKYLSAGLLEAMKNAYDEVQIKGRLKKLRDKLLMGADTCPCCGIGEADELDHYLPKEDYQPLSIYSRNLIPYCHKCNNKKRSLDGSKPHERFVNVYYDDIPDDQQFLFAKVRLHGKGLSIKLEVRPVAGLSSSLVTQMNFQMKRVNLNKRLRKALNIQLSSIARYLDENYKSGGKEAVKLDLRKSGKSLQERFGINHWRSVVLFALADHDAFCDGGFYAPLAIVKPAPVVKSPLTP
- a CDS encoding AAA family ATPase translates to MPKTEIPFITIVPWRRKKFYNSDKDAQFYLEQDNWNDQGFYVSYYLHASSLVTKGEPLMIGHVRILKMGQPENKMFLLGTGPIGALDDDYCSMGTSLDYYSRISQLPLYKEEILTALRDAVVYPEFKEDFLEEPGFKAAMMRNFKADDQLFTLGPLLLERDYHGLLDLDQSFKFKFPQFEEPVTFRFDSKNKYGWNDLSLPNRIIAIIGRNGSGKSTLLSRISRVAFSSATDRLDETLQQVGIMDPPGLGFPRILVLSYSAFDAFNTPGVYVKDKRIIVEEMRKGIARYVFIGVRDIVSELEEMIPFMHFDEETGKLDPAEIRRDKIENTKLKTINQLGEEFIGNLAIIKEFRRDTIFDKAMKILSAEVSMHLILGQDLLNTDEKDNLEFFLGLSTGHKFVIHSLTSIIAYTAIRSLLLFDEPETHLHPPMLAALMTAVRFVLGELNAFMIVATHSPVVLQETLSEHVYRVRRVGSEMKIEQPPLETFGENIGTLTEMAFGLTSEATDFHNTLDALYKETVDDFFERPAPEALLERIEGYFEHGLSTQARAYLLSKIFKRG